The proteins below are encoded in one region of Streptomyces cyanogenus:
- a CDS encoding RHS repeat-associated core domain-containing protein, with translation MGRPHLKPPHATKVSPFTAKVNKKAAAEVKKAAAADETAAARARHDQQRKVTWPNAGKASLTVPAKGTAKAAPGSLPITATRPGKGKRASSITVEVLDQKAVAKLGIKGVVLKLTGSQTGGTARLGIDYSAFASAYGGDWASRLQIVRLTDCALKNLAAAKCHQRDVLDAVNDRENDSITAPVALASGGRPMLLALAAGTTSGTGSYKATPLSASSTWEAGGSSGSFTWSYPLRVPPAAAGPQPDLSISYDSGAVDGQTANSNNQGSQIGTGFDLTSSYIERRYGSCDDDGQDGKYDLCWKYDNASLVLNGKATELVKDDETGRWRLKDDDASTVTHSTGADNGDEGSTGIDGQGEHWTVVTGDGTKYVFGLNKLDGAGTDDRTNSVWTVPVFGDDPVEPGFTAGDTFAERAKKQAWRWNLDYVEDTHGNASSYWYTAEHNNYDKLGDDNTGTDYVRGGYLKEIRYGQRADKLFSASPAASDKVVFTYDERCLASGTGCDSLTKDTRDNWPDVPFDSVCKDGDKCTGNLGPSFFTRKRLTTITTYAWNAKATTPAFEPVDVWSLKHLYLDPGDTGDSTDQSLWLDEIKHTGKRGTDLSLDPVKFDHVMLPNRVDGQADNILPLNKPRLKTVTSETGAQTIVTYREADCSAAGTKPKLDENTKRCYPVYWSPNGEKDPKLDWFQKYPVSSVSTTDPHGGSEAVQHSYQYTGGGAWHYDEDPMTPAKERTWSIWRGYQQVTHLTGISGRTQSKETTVYLRGMNGDRVLGSDGKTSAADKRKTVTVSGIKAGQITDAEQYAGFTRESVTYNGDAEVGGTINDPWSKRTATQHKSYADTEAYYVRTAATHTRTNITSKLTPYDRVNTVKTTYDDYGMASTVENQGDDAVDDDEKCTRTWYARNDDKGINSLVSRTRMVAATCATADSALDLPGDSARPGDVISDTATVYDDTTATTWSASQKPTRGDATWTGRAKGYGSDETPAWQKVSKTTYDTLGRPKTVTDTNDQTVASTTYTPADTGPLTTTMAADAKTYATETQLDFATGAALKVTDPNSKVTESEYDSLGRITKLWLPNRLKVLSKTPNYVYAYHVTSADMPWVSTATLRHDGSGYNTTYEFYDSLLRSRQVQSPTPQGGRLIALSEYDARGLAVSQHSDIWDSTSLPSSQAVEASGGQAPIQMDSTYDGAGRPTKAVTKVHGVTRWTTETTYTGDTVTTTAPAGGQATAVVTNALGQMTQRREYAGPTPTGTNFTTTDYTYTSAGQQKTVTGPDQSMWSYTYDLFGRQIMATDPDKGTTATAYNDLDQIVSTTPNTDASKKLLYEYDVLGRKTGMWQADKSDANRLAAWEFDQLAKGQMDTATRYDGGATTAGKAYTEKVTAYDAMYHVTGSDLLLPATEPLVKDGYVANKLSFTTGYNLNGSVSQYSSPAIGGLPSEAVSYKFNALGQQVYAGGTSGYQQAAAFSPQGDLQQLTLGKDGTSSAKKAYLNLEYEEGTRRLTRSYVTDDVHGYMAQELKFTQDDAGNVTSIFDATTQGGTTKADYQCFAYDGNRRMTEAWTPKTADCAASSRTTANLDGAAPYWTSYTYTTAGQRRTETQHTITGDKSTTYTYNDTTKDNKPHTLDNIAGTRTGTYTYDSSGNTISRPGPTAQQTLIWNTEGDLTKLTENTKETNYLYDANGELLIRRAKGDGETVLYLGAGTELHLTVKGTTKTVSGTRYYTANGQTIAVRTAASGVSGTKLSFLAADHHGTSSITLDSTTYAITKRYTTPFGAPRGTKPTSWPDDKAFLGKPTDDSTGLTHVDAREYDPITAQFISVDPILATDQHQSLNGYSYAGNSPITQSDPTGMCFADACGVGVPKGRVIFDDDKPGETITDGPIDPGNPSAGSCHNGSCGKIHYNATGTSHTGSSGNTASRAVKGPGDESVAQVALGWGHAIAQVGEWGMKAGYPLCWFGAEDCEVADSYDEWAASQGADPASSTYQQGTSDIYNNLLAAIGARGGAASEGLVAEGAGAWSPGRSTILGGTYYTPETGLKGLINPKGGETNCRACVVSLDLMLADGTRSNALPRLPRGDVDVIENLYGRKFRNRSFSNIVADMQKAGNGARGIVHGLDPDGGHVFNVINIRGRVTFLDGQSGSAGHAAGWDSYKFMRTN, from the coding sequence CTGGGCCGCCCGCACCTGAAACCTCCGCATGCCACCAAGGTCAGTCCGTTCACCGCCAAGGTGAACAAGAAGGCGGCGGCCGAGGTGAAGAAGGCAGCCGCGGCCGACGAGACGGCCGCGGCTCGGGCCCGACACGACCAACAGCGCAAGGTCACCTGGCCGAACGCCGGCAAGGCGTCGCTGACTGTCCCGGCCAAGGGCACGGCCAAGGCCGCCCCCGGCTCTCTGCCCATCACCGCGACGCGTCCCGGCAAGGGCAAGCGGGCTTCCTCCATCACCGTGGAGGTCCTCGACCAGAAGGCGGTGGCCAAGCTCGGCATCAAGGGCGTCGTTCTCAAGCTCACCGGCTCTCAGACTGGCGGCACGGCCCGCCTCGGCATCGACTATTCCGCTTTCGCCTCCGCCTACGGCGGCGACTGGGCCAGCCGCCTTCAGATCGTCCGTCTGACCGACTGCGCGCTGAAGAACCTGGCCGCCGCGAAGTGCCACCAGCGCGACGTCCTCGATGCGGTCAACGACCGTGAGAACGACAGCATCACCGCCCCGGTGGCCCTGGCCTCGGGCGGGCGGCCGATGCTGCTGGCCCTCGCGGCGGGCACGACGTCCGGAACCGGCAGCTACAAGGCGACGCCGCTGTCCGCCTCCTCGACCTGGGAGGCTGGCGGCTCCTCCGGCTCGTTCACCTGGTCCTACCCCCTGCGCGTTCCCCCGGCCGCGGCCGGCCCCCAGCCGGATCTGTCCATCTCCTACGACTCCGGCGCGGTCGACGGGCAGACGGCGAACTCCAACAACCAGGGCAGTCAGATCGGCACCGGTTTCGACCTGACCTCCTCCTACATCGAGCGCAGATACGGCTCCTGCGACGACGACGGCCAGGACGGTAAGTACGACCTGTGCTGGAAGTACGACAACGCCTCGCTCGTCCTCAACGGCAAAGCCACCGAGCTGGTCAAGGACGACGAGACGGGCAGGTGGCGGCTGAAGGACGACGACGCCTCCACCGTCACGCACTCCACCGGTGCGGACAACGGCGACGAGGGCTCCACCGGCATCGACGGCCAGGGCGAGCACTGGACGGTCGTCACCGGTGACGGCACGAAGTACGTCTTCGGCCTGAACAAGCTCGACGGCGCGGGTACCGACGACCGCACCAACTCGGTCTGGACCGTTCCCGTCTTCGGCGACGACCCCGTCGAGCCCGGCTTCACCGCCGGCGACACCTTCGCCGAGCGCGCCAAGAAGCAGGCCTGGCGCTGGAACCTCGACTACGTCGAGGACACCCACGGCAACGCCTCCTCCTACTGGTACACCGCCGAGCACAACAACTACGACAAGCTCGGCGACGACAACACCGGCACCGACTACGTCCGCGGCGGCTACCTGAAGGAAATCCGCTACGGCCAGCGCGCTGACAAGCTCTTCTCCGCCTCCCCGGCCGCCTCCGACAAGGTCGTCTTCACCTACGACGAGCGATGCCTCGCCTCGGGCACCGGCTGCGACTCACTGACCAAGGACACCCGCGACAACTGGCCCGACGTCCCCTTCGACTCGGTCTGCAAAGACGGCGACAAGTGCACCGGCAACCTCGGCCCCTCGTTCTTCACCCGCAAGCGCCTGACGACGATCACCACCTACGCCTGGAACGCCAAGGCCACTACCCCCGCTTTCGAGCCGGTCGACGTCTGGTCCCTCAAGCACCTCTACCTCGACCCCGGTGACACCGGGGACTCCACCGACCAGTCCCTCTGGCTCGACGAGATCAAGCACACCGGCAAGCGCGGCACCGACCTCTCCCTCGACCCGGTCAAGTTCGACCACGTGATGCTGCCCAACCGCGTCGACGGCCAGGCCGACAACATCCTGCCGCTGAACAAGCCGCGCCTGAAGACCGTCACCTCCGAGACCGGCGCCCAGACCATCGTCACCTACCGGGAAGCCGACTGCTCCGCCGCCGGCACCAAGCCCAAGCTGGACGAGAACACCAAACGCTGCTACCCGGTGTACTGGTCACCCAACGGTGAGAAGGACCCCAAGCTCGACTGGTTCCAGAAGTACCCGGTCAGCTCGGTGTCCACCACCGACCCCCACGGCGGATCCGAAGCCGTACAGCACAGCTACCAGTACACCGGCGGCGGTGCGTGGCACTACGACGAGGACCCCATGACTCCCGCCAAGGAGCGCACCTGGTCCATCTGGCGCGGCTACCAGCAGGTCACCCACCTCACCGGCATCTCCGGGCGCACCCAAAGCAAGGAGACCACGGTCTACCTGCGTGGCATGAACGGTGACCGCGTACTGGGCTCGGACGGCAAGACCTCCGCCGCCGACAAACGCAAGACCGTCACCGTCTCGGGCATCAAGGCCGGCCAGATCACGGACGCCGAGCAGTACGCGGGCTTCACCCGCGAGTCGGTCACCTACAACGGTGACGCGGAAGTCGGCGGCACGATCAACGACCCCTGGTCCAAGCGGACCGCGACCCAGCACAAGTCGTATGCGGACACCGAGGCGTACTACGTCCGCACCGCCGCCACCCACACTCGCACCAACATCACCAGCAAGCTCACCCCCTACGACCGGGTCAACACGGTCAAGACGACCTACGACGACTACGGCATGGCCTCAACTGTCGAGAACCAAGGCGACGACGCGGTCGACGACGACGAAAAGTGCACCCGCACCTGGTACGCCCGCAACGACGACAAGGGCATCAACTCCCTTGTCTCCCGCACCCGAATGGTCGCCGCCACCTGCGCCACCGCCGACTCGGCACTCGATCTGCCCGGTGACTCCGCACGTCCCGGAGACGTCATCTCCGATACCGCCACCGTTTACGACGACACCACGGCCACCACATGGTCGGCCTCCCAGAAGCCCACCAGGGGCGACGCCACCTGGACGGGACGCGCCAAGGGTTACGGCAGCGACGAAACCCCCGCCTGGCAGAAGGTATCCAAGACAACGTACGACACCCTCGGCCGCCCCAAGACCGTCACCGATACCAACGACCAGACGGTCGCCTCGACCACTTACACGCCTGCGGACACCGGCCCATTGACCACGACAATGGCCGCCGACGCCAAGACATACGCGACCGAGACACAACTGGACTTCGCGACGGGAGCGGCCCTCAAGGTCACCGACCCGAACAGCAAGGTCACCGAGAGCGAGTACGACAGCCTCGGCCGCATAACCAAGCTCTGGCTGCCCAACCGACTCAAAGTCCTGAGCAAAACCCCCAACTACGTCTACGCCTATCACGTCACCAGCGCGGACATGCCCTGGGTCTCCACCGCCACCCTCAGGCACGACGGCTCCGGCTACAACACTACCTACGAGTTCTACGACTCCCTGCTGCGCTCCCGCCAGGTCCAGAGCCCTACCCCCCAGGGCGGCCGTCTCATCGCTCTTTCGGAGTACGACGCGCGCGGTCTCGCGGTCAGCCAGCACTCCGACATCTGGGACAGCACCTCACTGCCCAGCTCCCAGGCTGTGGAAGCCTCCGGTGGCCAGGCTCCGATCCAGATGGACAGCACCTACGACGGAGCCGGGAGGCCGACGAAGGCGGTGACCAAGGTCCACGGCGTCACTCGCTGGACCACCGAAACCACCTACACCGGCGACACCGTCACCACCACCGCACCGGCCGGCGGCCAGGCAACCGCCGTGGTCACTAACGCACTCGGCCAGATGACCCAGCGCCGCGAATACGCCGGCCCCACACCGACCGGCACCAACTTCACCACCACCGACTACACCTACACCTCCGCCGGTCAGCAGAAGACGGTCACCGGCCCCGACCAGAGCATGTGGTCCTACACCTACGACCTCTTCGGCCGACAGATCATGGCCACCGACCCCGACAAGGGCACAACCGCAACGGCGTACAACGACCTCGACCAGATCGTCAGCACCACCCCTAATACCGACGCGTCGAAGAAGCTGCTGTACGAGTACGACGTGCTCGGCCGTAAGACGGGCATGTGGCAGGCCGACAAGTCCGACGCCAACAGGCTCGCCGCTTGGGAGTTCGACCAGCTCGCCAAGGGCCAGATGGACACTGCCACCCGCTACGACGGCGGCGCGACGACGGCCGGCAAGGCCTACACGGAAAAGGTCACCGCCTACGACGCCATGTACCACGTCACCGGCAGCGACCTACTCCTGCCCGCCACCGAGCCCCTGGTCAAGGACGGCTACGTGGCCAACAAACTGTCCTTCACCACGGGCTACAACCTGAACGGCTCAGTCAGCCAGTACTCCTCCCCGGCTATCGGCGGCCTGCCCTCCGAAGCGGTCTCCTACAAATTCAACGCTTTGGGCCAGCAGGTCTACGCAGGCGGCACCTCCGGCTACCAGCAGGCCGCCGCCTTCTCCCCGCAGGGAGACCTGCAGCAGCTCACCTTGGGCAAGGACGGCACCTCCTCAGCGAAGAAGGCCTACCTCAACCTCGAATACGAAGAAGGCACCCGCCGCCTCACCCGCTCCTACGTCACCGACGACGTCCACGGCTACATGGCCCAGGAACTGAAGTTCACCCAGGACGACGCCGGGAACGTCACCTCCATCTTCGACGCCACCACCCAGGGCGGCACAACCAAGGCCGACTACCAGTGCTTCGCCTACGACGGCAACCGCCGCATGACCGAAGCCTGGACCCCTAAGACCGCGGACTGCGCCGCATCCAGCCGCACGACCGCCAATCTGGACGGCGCAGCCCCTTACTGGACGTCGTACACCTACACCACGGCCGGTCAGCGCAGGACCGAGACCCAGCACACCATCACAGGTGACAAGTCCACGACCTACACCTACAACGACACCACCAAGGACAACAAGCCACATACTCTCGACAACATCGCAGGCACCCGCACCGGCACCTATACCTACGACAGCAGCGGCAACACCATCTCCCGCCCCGGCCCCACGGCCCAGCAAACGCTGATCTGGAACACCGAAGGCGACCTGACCAAGCTCACCGAAAACACGAAGGAGACCAACTACCTCTACGACGCCAACGGCGAGCTACTGATCCGCCGCGCTAAGGGAGACGGCGAAACAGTCCTCTACCTGGGCGCCGGCACAGAACTCCACCTCACCGTCAAGGGCACCACGAAGACCGTCTCCGGCACCCGCTACTACACAGCGAACGGCCAGACCATCGCCGTCCGCACGGCCGCCTCGGGCGTCTCTGGCACCAAGCTCAGCTTCCTGGCCGCCGACCACCATGGCACCTCCAGCATCACCCTCGACTCCACCACCTACGCCATCACCAAGCGCTACACCACCCCCTTCGGCGCCCCCCGCGGAACCAAGCCCACGTCATGGCCCGACGACAAGGCCTTCCTCGGTAAACCCACCGACGACTCAACCGGCCTGACCCACGTCGACGCTCGCGAATACGACCCCATCACGGCCCAGTTCATCAGCGTCGACCCAATCCTCGCGACAGACCAGCACCAGTCCCTGAACGGGTACAGCTACGCCGGAAACTCGCCAATCACCCAGTCGGACCCGACCGGTATGTGCTTCGCTGACGCATGCGGAGTGGGGGTACCCAAGGGCCGCGTGATTTTCGATGATGACAAGCCCGGTGAAACCATCACGGACGGTCCGATCGACCCGGGCAATCCCAGCGCAGGAAGCTGCCACAACGGAAGTTGCGGCAAGATTCACTACAATGCGACGGGCACCTCGCATACCGGCAGTTCAGGCAATACCGCAAGCCGTGCAGTTAAAGGCCCTGGCGACGAAAGCGTCGCCCAAGTGGCCCTTGGTTGGGGCCATGCAATTGCCCAGGTTGGCGAGTGGGGCATGAAAGCCGGATACCCGCTCTGCTGGTTCGGAGCGGAGGATTGCGAAGTAGCCGATTCCTACGATGAATGGGCCGCATCGCAGGGAGCCGATCCGGCTAGCTCTACTTACCAGCAGGGTACGTCTGACATCTACAACAACCTTCTCGCTGCCATAGGTGCCAGAGGCGGTGCGGCGAGCGAAGGCTTGGTGGCTGAGGGTGCAGGCGCTTGGAGTCCGGGGCGCAGTACCATCCTTGGCGGCACGTACTACACTCCTGAAACAGGCCTCAAAGGTCTAATTAACCCGAAAGGCGGGGAAACTAATTGTCGAGCATGCGTGGTCTCTTTGGATCTTATGCTCGCCGACGGTACTCGCTCTAATGCCCTGCCCAGGCTCCCGCGTGGCGACGTGGATGTGATCGAAAACCTGTACGGTCGCAAGTTTCGAAATAGGAGCTTCTCGAATATCGTAGCCGATATGCAGAAAGCTGGAAATGGCGCCAGAGGGATCGTTCATGGCCTGGACCCGGATGGGGGTCACGTTTTCAATGTGATTAATATCCGTGGGCGCGTCACCTTCCTTGATGGTCAGAGCGGCAGTGCCGGCCATGCTGCAGGCTGGGACTCCTACAAGTTCATGAGGACAAACTGA
- a CDS encoding YrhB domain-containing protein → MISEKEAREIANSFLQASRDVAEPELAIDWGRVRVKEGYLIAPYNSVQFLETRDSSIQLLDCWPILVDMSTGQARFGLLEEREFWRNR, encoded by the coding sequence ATGATTTCGGAAAAAGAGGCTCGCGAGATTGCGAACTCCTTCCTGCAGGCTAGTCGGGACGTCGCCGAGCCGGAGCTGGCGATCGACTGGGGGCGAGTTCGAGTGAAGGAGGGCTATCTCATTGCCCCTTATAATTCAGTCCAATTTCTGGAGACTCGTGACTCTAGTATCCAGCTTCTGGACTGCTGGCCGATTCTGGTGGACATGAGTACCGGACAGGCAAGATTCGGCCTCCTGGAAGAGCGGGAGTTCTGGAGGAACCGCTAA